The Chlorocebus sabaeus isolate Y175 chromosome 6, mChlSab1.0.hap1, whole genome shotgun sequence genome has a segment encoding these proteins:
- the LOC103235349 gene encoding LOW QUALITY PROTEIN: putative zinc finger and SCAN domain-containing protein 5D (The sequence of the model RefSeq protein was modified relative to this genomic sequence to represent the inferred CDS: inserted 1 base in 1 codon) gives MGRRREPETGPQSLRFCINRRSSAPGQLESASQSEEXWRRKRGRRMFSCPEESDPIQALRKLTELCHLWLRPDLHTKEQILDMLVMEQFMISMPQELQVLVKVNNVQSCKDLEDLLRNHRRPKKWTVVNLLGKEYLMLDSDVEMAEAPASVRDDPRDVSSQRASSVNQMRPWEGQARRELQILPRVPAPSRRQEEDFRLPETHVMKGGPKTLRPKRTLEKGLNVDREENPGLTSPEPQLPNGPTNLVRAKEGKEPPKRASVENVDADTPSACVVEREASTHSGNGGEALNLSSSKPDATSISQEEPQGDVTHMGNRESPGQAEINPVHSPGPASPASHPNGQEAKALPSIVCDVCNKSFKYFSQLSIHRRSHTGERPFQCDLCWKRFLQPSDLRVHQRVHTGERPYLCDVCQKRFAHESTLQGHKRIHTGERPFKCKYCSKVFSHKGNLNVHQRTHSGEKPYECPQCQKTFRQLGTFKRHLKTHQETTSQ, from the exons ATGGGGCGGCGCAGGGAACCGGAAACGGGGCCTCAGTCCCTCCGCTTCTGCATAAATAGACGCAGTTCAGCTCCAGGCCAGTTGGAGAGCGCATCCCAGAGCGAGG GTTGGCGGCGGAAGCGGGGGAGGAG GATGTTCAGCTGCCCAGAGGAGTCGGACCCCATCCAGGCTCTGAGGAAACTCACTGAGCTGTGCCATCTGTGGCTGAGGCCCGACCTCCACACCAAAGAGCAGATCCTGGACATGCTGGTGATGGAGCAGTTCATGATCTCCATGCCCCAGGAGCTCCAGGTCTTAGTCAAGGTGAACAACGTGCAGAGCTGCAAAGACCTGGAGGACCTGCTACGAAATCACAGAAGACCCAAGAAATGG ACTGTGGTCAACTTGCTCGGCAAAGAATATCTTATGCTGGACTCAGATGTCGAGATGGCTGAAGCCCCTGCCAGTGTCAGGGATGATCCGAGAGACGTGTCCAGCCAGCGGGCCTCCTCTGTGAACCAGATGCGTCCATGGGAAGGCCAGGCCCGCCGAGAGCTGCAGATCCTGCCCAGGGTCCCTGCACCGTCCAGGAGGCAG GAGGAGGACTTCCGACTGCCAGAGACTCATGTCATGAAAGGAGGTCCAAAGACTCTGAGACCCAAGCGGACCTTGGAGAAGGGTCTGAACGTAGACAGGGAGGAGAACCCAGGACTTACATCCCCAGAGCCTCAGCTTCCAAACGGTCCCA CAAATCTGGTGAGAGCAAAGGAGGGGAAAGAACCCCCAAAAAGAGCCTCTGTGGAAAATGTGGATGCCGACACACCTTCTGCCTGCGTTGTGGAGAGAGAAGCTTCGACTCACAGCGGGAACGGTGGAGAGGCTCTGAATCTGAGCAGTTCCAAACCAGACGCCACCTCCATTTCCCAGGAAGAGCCTCAAGGAGATGTCACACATATGGGCAACAGAGAATCCCCGGGACAAGCTGAGATCAATCCAGTTCATTCCCCGGGCCCTGCGAGCCCAGCCAGTCACCCCAATGGCCAAGAAGCCAAGGCCCTGCCGTCCATTGTGTGTGACGTGTGCAATAAATCGTTTAAGTATTTTTCCCAGCTAAGCATCCACAGGAGATCACACACAGGAGAGAGACCCTTTCAATGCGATCTCTGTTGGAAGCGCTTCTTGCAGCCCTCCGACCTCCGAGTTCACCAGCGAGTCCACACTGGCGAGAGGCCCTACTTGTGTGATGTCTGCCAAAAGCGATTTGCCCACGAGTCCACCTTACAGGGCCACAAGAGGATCCACACCGGGGAGAGGCCGTTCAAATGTAAATACTGCAGCAAAGTTTTCAGCCACAAGGGGAACCTGAACGTTCACCAGCGCACTCACTCCGGAGAGAAGCCCTACGAATGTCCCCAGTGTCAAAAGACCTTCCGTCAGCTGGGGACATTCAAGCGTCACCTGAAAACACACCAGGAAACCACCTCCCAGTGA
- the GALP gene encoding galanin-like peptide — MAPSVPLVLFLVLLLSLAETPASAPAHQGRGGWTLNSAGYLLGPVLHLPQMGDQDRKRETALEILDLWKAIDGLPYSHPPQPSKRNVMETFAKPEIGDLDVLSKKIPKEEDVLKS, encoded by the exons ATGGCTCCCTCCGTCCCCCTGGTCCTCTTCCTCGTCCTCTTGCTGAGCCTGGCAGAGACTCCAGCATCCGCGCCTGCCCACCAG GGACGAGGAGGCTGGACCCTCAATAGTGCTGGCTACCTTCTGGGTCCCG TCCTCCACCTTCCCCAAATGGGTGACCAAGACCGGAAGAGGGAGACAGCCCTTGAGATCCTTGACCTGTGGAAGGCCATCG aCGGGCTCCCCTATTCCCACCCTCCGCAGCCCTCCAAGAGGAACGTGATGGAGACGTTTGCCAAACCGGAGATTGGAG ATCTGGACGTGCTCAGCAAGAAAATTCCCAAGGAGGAAGATGTCCTGAAGTCATAG